GGCTGCCAGCGCATCCTGTTCGGCTTCCGTGAGCTGGGGAAAACCGGGCATCATGCCTTTGCCTTTGGAAATAAGCGTTTTAAATGTTTCAGGGGTATACGTTGAACCCACCCCGATCAGGGACGGGTATCCGCTGGCAGCCACCCCCTTGCGGTCCGGCTGGTGGCAAAGGGCGCAATACGTCAGATAGATGCGTTGCCCGGCCGGCAGGTCCTCGTCCGGGACCTGCGTCTCGCTCATCGAGAGGATCCAGGCCATCTCATTGGAATTCACATACAGGATGCCCTTTTCCGGATCTGCCGCGGCCCCGCCCCATTCGGCGGCCCCATCGTAGCCGGGCAGCAGGAAAACCGGGTCCGTGGAAGGCGGCGCATACAGCCGCTTGTCGGATTTGTTAAACAGCGCCAGCAGGGAGTCCCGGTCCGGGGCATAGGGGCTGATGTCCGCTTCGGTGAGGTAGCGCGCCTGTCGGGCATAGGGTGCTGGTTTTACCGGGATAGGCTGGGTGGGCCAGGCGGCTTCGCCCTGCAGGGTGGAAGCCGGGACGGGCACTTCCTCGATGTCGAACAGGGGTTCCCCCGTGATTCGGTGGAACAGGTATACATAGCCCTGTTTGGTAACCTGGGCTACTGCGGGGACGGGGGTTCCGTCCCGCATGACGGTCAGCAGGTTCGGCGGGGCGGGCGGGTCGCGGTCCCAGATGTCGTGATGCGTAAACTGGAAGTGCCAGAGCCGCTCCCCCGTGTTGGCATCCAGGGCCAGGAGCGTATTGGCAAAAAGGCCGGCACCCCGTCGGTCTCCGCCATAAAAATCCGGGGCTGCAGACCCGGTGGGGACGTACAGGATTTCGTTCCTGGCATCCAGCGCCATACCCGCCCAGTTGTTGGCCGCGCCCACCACCGGGCTTTCCCGTATGTTCGGGTCTTCCCAGGTGTCCGCTCCGAATTCCCCGGCCAGGGGAATGGTGTGGAAAACCCAGGCCACCTCCCCGGTGATGGCGTTAAAGGCGATGATATCCCCGGGCGCACCCCCCGGCCCTTCCGAGATCCGGAGGGGCATGATGATCAGGTCTTTAAATACCGTTCCGGGCGTATTGGAGATCACGAATTTATCCGCTGCCGAAGCCGGCAACCCGGAGCGCAGGTCGATTTTTCCACCGGAGCCAAAACCTTCAACAGGGGTTCCCGTACGGGCGTCCAGCGCATACAGGTCCGAGCCCACGGTATAGAGGATGCGCTTGTCATCCCCCCGCTCCCAGTAGCTGACCCCCCGGCTCGTGGAATGCCAGGCGTTCAGGGTATCCCCGAAAACCCAGAGTTCCTCCCCCGTACGGGCGTCCAGGGCAAAGGCGCGCAGGGCGGCCGTTACCCCGTAGATGACGGTGTCCACCACCAAAGGATTCATCTGCATCTGCCCGCTGTCCGGCGCCCGGTATTCCCATGCAACTTCCAGGTCGCGGACGTTTTCCCTGTTAAACTGGCTGAGCGTACTGAAATGGCTTCTTCCGGGATCGCCCAGGTAGTCCTTCCAGGTGGTAAAATCGGCCGCATGGGTGAACGATGTATCCGGTTCTTCCCCGCAGCCGCAGAACAGGGCGGCTATCCAAACCGTGCAGAGGATGGCCCGCAGGTGCAGGGTATGGGTTTTCAACCGGGGATACCGTGG
This genomic window from Robiginitalea biformata HTCC2501 contains:
- a CDS encoding outer membrane protein assembly factor BamB family protein, which translates into the protein MIRSYCPRYPRLKTHTLHLRAILCTVWIAALFCGCGEEPDTSFTHAADFTTWKDYLGDPGRSHFSTLSQFNRENVRDLEVAWEYRAPDSGQMQMNPLVVDTVIYGVTAALRAFALDARTGEELWVFGDTLNAWHSTSRGVSYWERGDDKRILYTVGSDLYALDARTGTPVEGFGSGGKIDLRSGLPASAADKFVISNTPGTVFKDLIIMPLRISEGPGGAPGDIIAFNAITGEVAWVFHTIPLAGEFGADTWEDPNIRESPVVGAANNWAGMALDARNEILYVPTGSAAPDFYGGDRRGAGLFANTLLALDANTGERLWHFQFTHHDIWDRDPPAPPNLLTVMRDGTPVPAVAQVTKQGYVYLFHRITGEPLFDIEEVPVPASTLQGEAAWPTQPIPVKPAPYARQARYLTEADISPYAPDRDSLLALFNKSDKRLYAPPSTDPVFLLPGYDGAAEWGGAAADPEKGILYVNSNEMAWILSMSETQVPDEDLPAGQRIYLTYCALCHQPDRKGVAASGYPSLIGVGSTYTPETFKTLISKGKGMMPGFPQLTEAEQDALAAYLLELDAAEYNTGAAGDHKAAPGDKQEVVAGEPGEEGRPLPYQHDGYHKFLDANGLPGIAPPWGTLHAIDLNTGEYLWQVTLGDTESLKARGERPTGTENYGGPVVTENGLLFIGATKDGFFRAFDRDTGQLLWEYRLPAAAFATPAIYEAGGRQYIALACGGEKLGTPPGNSIIAFSLKTE